Proteins encoded by one window of Companilactobacillus ginsenosidimutans:
- the glmU gene encoding bifunctional UDP-N-acetylglucosamine diphosphorylase/glucosamine-1-phosphate N-acetyltransferase GlmU codes for MSNRYVIILAAGMGTRMKSKLYKVLQPVAGKAMVDHVVTQVEKIHPDLIETVIGNGAEKVKDLLGDRTCYALQEEQLGTAHAVLQAEKDLGDKDGMTLIVSGDTPLFTADTFQKLFDYHEKQNAAVSILTAHAQDPFGYGRIIRDQKGNVSKVVEQKDASEEEKAIQEINTGVYCFDNKMLFENLHSVNNDNAQGEYYLPDVVSILKSQGEKIVAYQMSDLSESLGVNDRVALSQAEKLMRKRINEQHMRDGVTIVDPENTYIDVDVEIGNDTTIEPNVKIFGKTKIGSDCLIGLGSRIQDSIVEDGVTIISSTLEEAIMHTGSNIGPNSHLRPKADIGKGVHIGNFCEVKNAVIGDRTKVGHLSYVGDATLGTDINVGCGVVFVNYDGVKKFHSTIGDHSFIGSNSNVIAPVEMADHSFIAAGSSVNKDVPFHAMAIARPRQTNKEDYWDKLPLSKSEEWK; via the coding sequence ATGTCTAATCGTTATGTAATAATCCTTGCAGCTGGTATGGGTACTAGAATGAAGTCTAAGTTATACAAAGTGCTTCAACCAGTAGCAGGTAAGGCTATGGTGGATCATGTCGTTACTCAAGTTGAGAAGATTCACCCTGACTTGATTGAAACAGTAATTGGTAACGGTGCCGAGAAAGTTAAAGATTTATTAGGTGATCGTACTTGTTACGCCTTGCAAGAAGAACAACTGGGTACTGCCCATGCGGTTCTACAAGCTGAGAAAGATTTAGGTGATAAGGATGGAATGACTCTGATTGTAAGTGGTGACACTCCATTGTTTACAGCTGATACTTTCCAAAAATTATTTGACTACCACGAAAAACAAAATGCTGCAGTTTCAATTTTGACTGCACATGCGCAAGACCCATTCGGTTATGGACGTATTATCCGTGACCAAAAAGGTAACGTTTCTAAAGTTGTTGAACAAAAGGATGCTTCCGAAGAAGAGAAAGCTATTCAAGAGATCAACACTGGAGTTTATTGTTTCGATAACAAGATGCTCTTTGAAAACTTACATTCAGTTAACAACGACAATGCTCAAGGTGAGTACTATTTGCCTGATGTAGTTTCAATTTTGAAGTCACAAGGTGAGAAGATTGTTGCTTATCAAATGAGTGATTTAAGCGAATCTCTTGGTGTTAATGATCGTGTGGCTTTATCACAAGCCGAAAAGTTGATGAGAAAACGTATCAACGAACAACACATGCGTGATGGAGTAACAATCGTTGATCCCGAAAATACATACATTGACGTTGATGTTGAGATTGGTAATGATACTACCATTGAACCCAATGTTAAGATTTTTGGCAAAACTAAGATTGGTTCTGACTGTTTGATTGGATTAGGTTCACGTATTCAAGATTCTATTGTTGAAGATGGAGTGACAATCATTAGTTCAACACTAGAAGAAGCTATCATGCATACCGGTAGCAATATTGGACCTAATTCACATCTTCGTCCAAAGGCTGACATTGGTAAAGGAGTTCACATTGGTAACTTTTGTGAAGTTAAAAATGCAGTTATTGGTGACAGAACAAAAGTAGGACACCTTTCATATGTTGGGGATGCTACACTAGGTACCGACATTAACGTCGGATGTGGTGTCGTATTCGTAAATTATGATGGTGTGAAGAAATTCCACAGTACAATCGGTGACCACTCATTCATCGGTTCTAATTCAAATGTTATTGCACCAGTTGAAATGGCAGATCATTCATTTATTGCTGCCGGATCATCTGTCAACAAGGATGTTCCTTTCCACGCAATGGCAATAGCTCGACCAAGACAAACCAATAAAGAGGATTATTGGGACAAACTACCACTATCAAAAAGTGAAGAATGGAAATAA
- the purR gene encoding pur operon repressor: MKTRRSERLIDMTRYLLERPHTLISLAFFADRYESAKSSISEDLGILRRTFMIRGTGVLETLPGAGGGVIFTPGISKREATEFIEDVKKRLTEPDRILPGGYVYLTDLLADPGVLRTIGRMIATQYSQSSIDVVMTVATKGIPIAQSVASFLNIPFVIVRRDSKITEGSTISVNYASGSSDRIEKMELSKRSLDEGSRVLVVDDFMKGGGTINGMRSLINEFNAIFVGVTVFAENALIDPEVRDNDVTSICKVKDIDQENKIINIENGDYLAKTDFSYFE; encoded by the coding sequence ATGAAAACACGAAGAAGCGAACGTTTGATTGACATGACCCGTTATTTATTAGAAAGACCACACACATTGATTTCATTGGCTTTCTTTGCGGACCGTTATGAATCAGCCAAATCTTCCATTTCCGAAGATCTAGGCATTTTACGAAGAACGTTTATGATTCGAGGAACAGGTGTACTTGAAACACTTCCAGGTGCCGGTGGTGGCGTTATATTTACACCTGGCATCTCCAAACGAGAAGCAACCGAATTCATCGAAGACGTCAAGAAACGTCTAACAGAGCCAGATAGAATCCTTCCAGGAGGATACGTTTATCTCACAGATCTATTAGCAGATCCAGGAGTTTTGCGTACCATCGGTAGAATGATTGCCACACAATATTCACAAAGCTCAATCGATGTCGTAATGACCGTAGCAACAAAAGGGATACCAATCGCCCAAAGTGTTGCAAGCTTTTTGAATATCCCATTCGTAATCGTCCGTCGCGACTCAAAGATTACTGAAGGATCAACAATCAGCGTCAATTATGCATCTGGTTCGTCAGACCGTATTGAGAAAATGGAGTTGTCAAAACGTAGCTTGGACGAGGGCTCGAGAGTTTTAGTAGTCGACGACTTCATGAAGGGTGGCGGTACTATTAATGGTATGCGCTCTTTAATCAACGAGTTTAACGCCATTTTCGTTGGTGTTACGGTTTTTGCTGAGAATGCACTGATTGATCCCGAAGTTAGAGATAACGATGTTACATCAATTTGTAAGGTCAAAGATATTGATCAAGAAAATAAAATAATTAACATCGAAAATGGTGATTATTTAGCTAAGACAGATTTCAGTTATTTTGAGTAA
- a CDS encoding Veg family protein — MPTSLETIKSNLDQHLGENLTVVAQAGRKKVIRRRGTLSETFHSVFVVNLDQNENSFERVSYSYADLLTKSIDITFDSDADANEEEADAE, encoded by the coding sequence ATGCCAACGTCATTGGAAACAATCAAGTCAAACTTGGATCAACATCTAGGTGAAAACTTGACCGTAGTTGCACAAGCGGGCCGTAAAAAGGTTATCCGCCGTCGAGGAACATTGTCAGAAACATTCCATTCAGTTTTTGTGGTCAACCTTGATCAAAATGAGAACTCTTTCGAAAGAGTTTCTTATAGTTATGCTGACCTACTAACAAAGTCGATCGATATCACATTTGATAGCGATGCAGACGCAAATGAGGAAGAAGCAGACGCAGAATAA
- the rsmA gene encoding 16S rRNA (adenine(1518)-N(6)/adenine(1519)-N(6))-dimethyltransferase RsmA: MTQNRLSISDPIRTNDILRKYKLRAKKSLGQNFLTSEKVLNDIVDASQLKPDEIAIEIGPGIGALTEKLAQVAEKVFAFEIDDNLIPILVDTLSDYDNIEVFNEDILNVDLDQFVKDHGIEGKTIKVVANLPYYITTPIMLNLINSDYPFQSLVLMMQKEVAERITADPGHRQYGSLTIGVQTLMKTRIDRIVGKNSFVPRPKVDSAVVVLERLENAGEGIDDPKYFNKLIRSSFAQKRKSLMNNLLNWKGRTDENRAKITQVFEDCGVADNARAEQVSIDQFKQMAIDLAAKFDK; the protein is encoded by the coding sequence ATGACTCAAAATAGATTAAGTATTTCTGATCCAATTCGTACGAATGATATTTTACGCAAATATAAATTACGTGCTAAGAAGAGTTTGGGACAAAATTTTTTAACTAGTGAAAAAGTCTTAAATGATATTGTCGATGCTAGTCAGTTGAAGCCTGATGAAATTGCAATTGAAATTGGACCTGGTATTGGAGCCTTGACCGAAAAGCTTGCTCAAGTTGCTGAGAAGGTATTTGCTTTTGAAATCGATGATAACTTGATTCCAATTTTAGTTGATACATTGAGTGATTATGACAACATTGAAGTATTCAACGAAGATATTTTGAACGTTGACTTGGATCAATTTGTTAAGGATCATGGGATAGAAGGTAAGACCATTAAGGTTGTTGCCAACTTGCCATACTACATTACGACACCGATAATGTTGAACCTGATTAATAGTGATTATCCTTTCCAATCATTGGTATTGATGATGCAAAAGGAAGTTGCAGAAAGAATTACCGCAGATCCTGGTCACAGACAATATGGCTCTCTAACTATCGGAGTTCAAACTTTGATGAAGACGCGAATTGATCGCATTGTTGGTAAGAACTCATTTGTCCCTCGTCCCAAGGTTGATTCAGCAGTTGTAGTGTTGGAAAGATTAGAAAACGCCGGTGAAGGAATTGATGATCCTAAATATTTTAATAAGTTGATTCGTTCATCATTTGCACAAAAAAGAAAAAGTTTGATGAATAATTTGCTTAATTGGAAGGGTAGAACCGATGAGAATCGTGCTAAGATCACTCAAGTATTCGAAGACTGTGGTGTAGCCGACAATGCCCGTGCAGAGCAAGTTTCGATTGATCAATTCAAACAAATGGCGATCGATTTGGCGGCTAAATTCGATAAATAA
- the rnmV gene encoding ribonuclease M5: MTKKIQEIIVVEGKSDTSRLRDCLGDVDTIETNGSALSDATKERIKVAQNKRGVIIFTDPDFNGNRLRTIISKIVPNAKQAFLPRDKAVPKKSDGSLGIEHASDADIKKALDDVYTINEMDFHKYTQTDMLDLKLIGDGNSKVRREFVGGQLKIGYTNAKQFLNRLNMLQISPADLVEAIKNFEKGQTDDSK, encoded by the coding sequence ATGACAAAAAAAATACAAGAAATAATCGTGGTCGAAGGTAAATCGGACACTAGTCGCTTGCGTGATTGTTTAGGTGATGTCGACACGATTGAAACTAATGGCTCGGCGTTAAGTGATGCGACTAAAGAAAGAATTAAAGTGGCTCAAAACAAACGCGGAGTCATTATTTTTACTGACCCAGATTTTAATGGTAATCGGCTTAGAACAATTATTTCCAAGATTGTTCCTAATGCTAAACAAGCTTTTTTGCCAAGAGATAAAGCTGTCCCAAAGAAGAGCGATGGCAGTTTAGGCATTGAGCATGCTAGTGATGCTGATATTAAGAAAGCATTAGACGACGTTTATACTATTAATGAGATGGATTTTCACAAGTATACTCAGACCGACATGCTTGACTTGAAACTTATCGGGGATGGCAACTCAAAGGTTCGACGTGAATTTGTTGGTGGTCAGCTAAAAATAGGCTACACAAATGCTAAACAATTTCTCAATCGATTGAACATGTTGCAGATATCACCAGCCGACTTAGTTGAAGCTATTAAAAATTTTGAAAAAGGACAAACAGATGACTCAAAATAG
- a CDS encoding TatD family hydrolase, whose amino-acid sequence MQIFDSHTHLNDEAFQGKTEEYIDRAKELDVDEMAIIGSNEAFNIEAIRLAQNYEPLHAVVGWHPEFAKEYNEEQLVNQIKLPEVVAIGEIGLDYHWEEDPDPEIQQAVLIKQLDVAQQYDMPVSIHCRDAFDDMYKILKNHDMSKSGIIMHSFNGDINWLNKFLDLGLMVSYSGVVSFKNAPEVHESAKNTPLDRLLVETDAPYLTPEPYRGHQNEPGYTRYVVDAIAKLKDLSPNEIAEHTFNNARKVYNLD is encoded by the coding sequence ATGCAAATTTTTGATTCACACACACATTTGAATGATGAAGCTTTTCAAGGTAAGACCGAGGAATATATCGATCGTGCTAAAGAACTAGATGTTGATGAAATGGCCATTATTGGGTCGAACGAAGCATTCAATATTGAAGCGATTCGTTTGGCACAAAACTATGAACCATTGCACGCAGTAGTTGGTTGGCATCCTGAATTTGCCAAGGAATACAATGAAGAGCAACTTGTTAACCAAATTAAGTTGCCTGAAGTTGTGGCAATTGGTGAAATTGGATTGGACTATCATTGGGAAGAGGATCCAGATCCTGAGATTCAGCAAGCAGTTTTGATTAAGCAGTTGGATGTTGCCCAACAATATGACATGCCAGTTTCAATTCACTGCCGTGATGCTTTTGACGATATGTACAAGATTTTAAAAAATCATGACATGTCAAAAAGCGGAATTATCATGCACAGTTTTAATGGAGATATTAATTGGTTGAACAAGTTCTTGGATTTAGGTTTGATGGTATCTTACAGTGGTGTGGTTTCATTTAAGAACGCACCTGAGGTACATGAATCAGCCAAGAACACACCACTTGACCGATTGTTGGTTGAAACTGATGCTCCATATTTAACTCCAGAACCTTATCGTGGACACCAAAATGAACCTGGATACACAAGATATGTAGTTGATGCAATTGCTAAACTTAAGGATTTATCTCCTAATGAAATTGCTGAACATACATTTAATAATGCTAGAAAAGTGTACAACTTAGATTAA